The following coding sequences lie in one Bacteroidales bacterium genomic window:
- a CDS encoding T9SS type A sorting domain-containing protein → MIKTILYTAFIMLLSIGSKAQINLVGVANNLETGKIDIVKWQALDPESLTVYPTILDGYYFATSAFDSYNSNYYITGISGNNSGLYSYNTITNQENLVGGSLYTNISEFDMSTGKMYNLQMEEEEYISIYEYDINTNQDSLIGVIFEPGANALVADAIGFDANNGILYYVGFTNDPALCLYAIPVRENQFSFTRTILNPTAAPFNIITSVNFDNVNEIIYARNATYDSTFNYTGSSVVEINKTTGDIITRGELTGFPYFVAGSSSFDQNTGSFLLVGIDTSNMAKMIVFNTYDNTYVTGFVPGNVSEIVCDNTNFVLTYYITTGVKEEQEFSFKLYPNPVSEILTIDHFSSDEVAVQIVSAFGKIVLAQEFTSSKIELNLTSLPPGIYLVNLTSEGKTASEKIVVR, encoded by the coding sequence ATGATCAAAACTATTCTTTACACAGCATTCATTATGCTTCTGAGCATAGGCAGCAAAGCACAAATCAACCTTGTCGGGGTTGCCAATAACCTTGAAACAGGAAAGATTGACATTGTTAAATGGCAGGCGCTTGATCCTGAATCGTTAACTGTTTATCCTACAATCCTGGATGGATATTATTTTGCCACATCAGCATTCGATTCGTACAACAGCAATTATTACATTACCGGAATTTCGGGCAATAATTCGGGATTGTACTCTTACAATACGATTACAAACCAGGAGAATCTGGTTGGGGGATCATTGTACACCAATATTTCCGAGTTTGATATGAGCACGGGAAAAATGTACAACCTTCAAATGGAAGAGGAGGAATACATAAGCATTTATGAATATGACATCAATACAAACCAGGACAGCCTGATCGGTGTAATCTTTGAACCGGGCGCGAATGCGCTGGTTGCGGATGCCATCGGTTTTGATGCCAACAATGGTATTTTGTACTATGTGGGTTTCACCAACGATCCTGCCTTATGTTTGTATGCAATCCCCGTCAGGGAGAATCAGTTTTCGTTCACCAGAACGATACTCAACCCAACAGCAGCGCCTTTTAACATTATCACCAGTGTTAATTTTGACAATGTCAACGAAATTATTTATGCCCGCAATGCCACTTATGATTCCACCTTTAATTACACAGGAAGCAGTGTTGTAGAGATTAATAAAACAACCGGAGATATTATCACGAGGGGTGAACTCACCGGGTTTCCTTATTTTGTTGCTGGTTCTTCTTCTTTTGATCAAAATACCGGAAGCTTTTTGCTGGTTGGTATCGACACCAGCAATATGGCTAAAATGATTGTTTTTAATACGTATGATAATACCTATGTTACTGGCTTTGTTCCCGGTAATGTTTCCGAAATTGTTTGTGACAATACCAATTTCGTGCTCACTTATTACATCACTACCGGGGTAAAAGAAGAGCAGGAGTTTAGCTTCAAACTATATCCCAACCCGGTTTCTGAAATTCTGACCATTGATCACTTTTCTTCGGACGAAGTCGCTGTTCAGATCGTCTCCGCTTTTGGCAAAATTGTTTTGGCGCAGGAATTTACAAGCAGCAAAATAGAATTGAATCTGACATCACTTCCTCCCGGAATCTACCTGGTGAATCTGACATCGGAAGGGAAGACTGCATCTGAAAAAATTGTGGTTCGTTAA